In Rhizophagus irregularis chromosome 30, complete sequence, a genomic segment contains:
- a CDS encoding mitochondrial 37S ribosomal protein uS9m, which produces MLTSLTSKLQFVYKVSEKVLGNNLKSNIKKSIILKSCNRNSNIINPFVNFRYYTTTTTISKENKYESIDILSNREIPQSISYFTGKPTYNDLIIQLDDLIFKYRKTPKLKDKNVLPTLWILKQRLDEKLGLCLKTHQYRTIIQKLNQLNIIIPEIAPQLHNFLDLFRRYDLEKEKKLLEAMKTVDQFGRAFTLGKRKEAVAQVWVVEGDGHVIVNGKPMAEYFSLMKDRESILYPFQVTDLLGKYNVWTKVKGGGTTGQADAIAHGITKALIIHDSDLKPILRAANLVTRDTRVVERKKPGLAKARKRYTWVKR; this is translated from the exons ATGTTAACTTCATTAACTTCTAAATTACAATTTGTTTATAAAGTTTCCGAAAAAGTATtaggaaataatttaaaatcaaatataaaaaagtccATTATTCTAAAATCATGTAAtagaaattcaaatattataaaccCTTTTGTAAATTTCCGTTATTATACCACTACTACTACTATTAGTAAAGAGAATAAATATGAATCAATTGATATATTATCAAATCGTGAAATACCTCAatcaatttcatattttacaGGAAAACCAACTTATAATGATCTTATTATACAACTTGATGatcttatatttaaatatagaaaaacaCCTAAATTGAAagataaaaatgttttaccaACTTTATGGATATTAAAACAACGTTTAGATGAAAAATTAGGTTTATGTTTAAAAACACATCAATACCGTACGATCATACAAAAATtgaatcaattaaatattataatacctGAAATTGCACCtcaattacataattttttggatttatttagACGTTATGATctagaaaaagagaaaaaactTTTAGAAGCAATGAAAACCGTCGATCAATTTGGAAGAGCTTTTACATTAGGAAAAAGAAAGGAAGCAGTTGCTCAAGTTTGGGTGGTAGAAGGTGATGGGCATGTAATCGTTAATGGAAAACCAATGGCGGAATACTTTTCTTTAATGAAAGATCGTGAGTCAATATTATATCCATTTCAAGTAACTGACTTGCTTGGAAAATATAATGTTTGGACAAAAGTTAAGGGAGGAGGTACAACAG gTCAAGCAGATGCAATTGCTCATGGGATCACTAAAGCTTTGATCATACACGATTCTGATCTCAAACCAATTTTAAGAGCAG CCAATCTTGTTACACGCGATACTCGTGTTGTCGAACGTAAGAAACCGGGTCTTGCAAAGGCAAGAAAGAGATACACatg gGTCAAACgttaa
- a CDS encoding Pleiotropic regulator 1, translating into MEYVNDNEQYPDNSPPDLTKLLQRSVKRTKAMFQSGTGTNFLLEDDESQQVKLRIKINDEYSDVQQLPASLLAQQSRGKKRPLETGESGLDNGASETNGTGPVSMQLDNNEHLPQITGGHTYPSASGVSLSEDNAVEGQVSANTIQKLVDNLPPSRVQQEAAKTAHGVVAIRQKAGINATPFATSGSLVRRQVPRAQRPNWHAPWKLMRVISGHLGWVRSIAVEPGNKWFVTGAGDRTIKIWDLASGTLKLTLTGHISTVRGLAVSPRHPYLFSCGEDKMVKCWDLEQNKVIRHYHGHLSGVYSLSLHPTLDILATAGRDATARVWDMRTKQCIHVLSGHSSTVADVKCQEVDPQIITGSMDSTIRLWDLAAGKTMATLTHHKKSVRALAIHPAEFTFASGSADNIKQWKCPEGTFMQNFENHRAIINTLAVNVDNVLFSGADNGSMAFWDWKSAYKFQSLETTVQPGSLESEAGIFASTFDRTGLRLITCEADKTVKIWREDPNATPETHPIEWKPTLIRTRY; encoded by the exons ATGGAGTACGTAAATGATAATGAACAATATCCCGATAACTCGCCTCCcgatttaacaaaattattacaacGATCTGTAAAGCGAACAAAAGCAATGTTTCAATCCGGCACTGGTACAAATTTTCTTCTGGAGGATGACGAAAG tCAACAGGTCAagttaagaataaaaattaacgACGAGTATAGTGATGTTCAGCAGTTACCTGCTTCATTATTAGCACAACAAAGTAGAGGAAAGAAAAGACCTTTAGAGACGGGCGAATCTGGTTTGGATAATGGTGCTTCAGAAACTAATGGGACTGGTCCCGTATCTATGCAATTGGATAATAATGAGCATTTGCCTCAAATCACCGGGGGTCATACATATCCTTCTGCATCAG GAGTGTCACTTTCTGAGGATAACGCGGTTGAAGGACAAGTGTCTGCTAATACTATACAAAAATTAGTTGATAATCTTCCACCTTCACGTGTTCA acAAGAAGCTGCGAAAACTGCACATGGTGTAGTCGCTATTAGACAAAAGGCCGGTATTAATGCTACACCATTTGCAACTTCAGGATCTTTGGTAAGACGTCAAGTTCCGAGAGCGCAACGTCCAAATTGGCATGCTCCTTGGAAATTAATGAGGGTAATTAGCGGCCATTTAGGATGGGTTCGTTCTATAGCTGTAGAACCGGGGAATAAATGGTTTGTAACAGGTGCTGGCGATCGAACCATCAAG atttgGGATCTTGCATCTGGTACTTTGAAACTTACTCTTACAGGTCATATTTCGACAGTTCGTGGTTTGGCTGTTTCACCACGACATCCGTATTTGTTTTCTTGCGGCGAAGACAAAATGGTTAAATGTTGGGATCTTGaacaaaataaagttatacGACATTATCATGGTCACTTGTCTGGCGTATATTCTTTAAGTTTACATCCTACATTAGATATTTTAGCTACAGCAGGAAGAGACGCTACTGCGAGAGTATGGGATATGCGTACAAAACAATGTATTCATGTATTAAGTGGACATTCTTCAACAGTAGCAGATGTAAAATGTCAAGAAGTAGATCCACAAATAATTACAGGTTCAATGGATTCAACTATCAGACTTTGGGATTTAGCAGCAGGAAAAACTATGGCAACGCTTACGCATCATAAAAAATCTGTTAGAGCATTAGCTATACATCCCGCAGAATTTACTTTTGCTAGTGGTAGTGCTGATAACATTAAACAGTGGAAATGTCCTGAAGGAACTTTTatgcaaaattttgaaaatcacCGTgctattattaatactttagcTGTTAATGTtgataatgttttattttctggtg ctGATAATGGATCGATGGCATTTTGGGATTGGAAGTCAGCATATAAATTTCAATCGTTGGAGACAACCGTTCAACCTGGATCTCTGGAATCTGAAGCTGGTATATTTGCTAGTACATTTGATCGCACAGGATTAAGATTGATTACGTGTGAAGCTGATAAAACTGTTAAAATTTGGAGAGAAGATCCTAATGCG acTCCAGAAACTCATCCTATTGAATGGAAGCCAACATTGATTAGAACTAGatattaa